One window of Robiginitalea biformata HTCC2501 genomic DNA carries:
- a CDS encoding DUF2795 domain-containing protein, with amino-acid sequence MYWTLELASYLSDAPWPATKDELIDYAIRTGAPLEVVENLQSMEEEGGEIYESIEEIWPDYPTEEDYLWNEDEY; translated from the coding sequence ATGTATTGGACACTAGAATTGGCATCCTATCTGAGCGATGCGCCCTGGCCGGCCACCAAGGATGAATTGATAGATTATGCCATCCGCACCGGGGCTCCCCTGGAAGTGGTAGAAAACCTTCAGTCCATGGAAGAAGAAGGCGGGGAGATCTATGAATCCATCGAAGAGATTTGGCCGGACTACCCGACGGAAGAAGATTACCTCTGGAACGAGGATGAATATTGA
- a CDS encoding sensor histidine kinase produces the protein MKKNEKHRERLQDKTRLLFRVNLIASACCLVFAILCWQLMDIVRVIPQVMAGFAVLNGLNLLLHRFHNKLVITYNIASIMALLGSVAIVLYSGGINSPFIFILALIVFAGYVTTRAYGQVYLAINLLIVVLIFSQSVGGVGLGENVVPEGSRNLFAFLSILLSVYLLGGVFGRNLLSAHHRLYRSKGEMEQRMQEKEILLKEVHHRVKNNLQTVSSLLRMQSRSIEDPDTLSLIRSSQNRVVAMAMVHEMLYMREDLSKIEYRSYVQELGEYLIRSIKGPQNKISLKIDIPEIELGIDTAIPLGLLINEAVTNALKYGFKDQDEGQISIVLEKEDKTDYILRIGDNGVGYPESVSHKTTKSLGLKLIYNLSRQLRGSVIRDASKKGTNYIIRFREVAHAPFHTIA, from the coding sequence ATGAAAAAGAACGAGAAGCACCGGGAGCGGCTTCAGGACAAAACCCGGCTGTTGTTCCGGGTAAACCTAATCGCCTCGGCCTGTTGCCTGGTCTTCGCCATCCTCTGCTGGCAATTGATGGACATCGTACGGGTCATCCCGCAGGTAATGGCCGGATTCGCGGTCCTGAACGGCCTGAACCTGCTCCTCCACCGCTTCCACAACAAACTGGTAATCACCTATAATATCGCGTCGATCATGGCGCTTTTGGGTTCTGTCGCCATTGTACTCTACAGCGGGGGGATCAACAGCCCGTTTATTTTTATCCTGGCCCTCATCGTCTTTGCCGGGTACGTGACTACCCGGGCCTACGGGCAGGTCTACCTGGCCATCAACCTGCTGATTGTCGTCCTGATATTTTCCCAGAGCGTAGGCGGCGTGGGCCTGGGGGAGAATGTCGTCCCGGAAGGGTCCCGCAACTTATTTGCTTTCCTGAGCATCCTGCTCTCCGTATACCTGTTGGGCGGCGTTTTCGGGCGGAACCTGCTCAGTGCCCACCACCGGCTCTACCGCTCCAAAGGGGAAATGGAACAGCGGATGCAGGAAAAGGAAATCCTCCTGAAAGAGGTGCACCACCGGGTAAAAAACAACCTGCAAACGGTTTCCAGCCTGCTTAGGATGCAGAGCCGCAGCATCGAAGACCCCGATACCCTCAGCCTGATCCGCAGCAGCCAGAACCGGGTAGTGGCTATGGCGATGGTCCATGAAATGCTCTATATGCGGGAAGACCTTTCCAAAATCGAATACCGTTCCTACGTTCAGGAACTCGGGGAATACCTGATACGTTCCATCAAAGGGCCCCAGAATAAAATCTCCCTGAAGATCGATATCCCGGAGATCGAGTTGGGTATCGACACAGCCATCCCCCTGGGTCTCCTGATCAACGAGGCCGTCACCAACGCCCTCAAATACGGTTTTAAGGACCAGGACGAAGGCCAGATCAGCATTGTGCTGGAAAAGGAGGACAAGACGGACTACATCCTGCGGATCGGGGACAATGGCGTGGGCTACCCCGAAAGCGTCTCCCACAAGACGACCAAGTCGCTGGGGCTTAAACTCATCTACAACCTGAGCCGGCAACTGCGGGGGTCGGTGATCCGGGACGCCTCCAAGAAAGGCACCAATTACATCATCCGTTTCCGGGAGGTGGCCCATGCGCCCTTCCATACGATTGCCTGA
- the secA gene encoding preprotein translocase subunit SecA, which yields MSFINTVLKAFVGDKASKDVKALQPLVEKIKSHEAAMQALTHDELRQKTAGFRQAIHEGVADLQEQIEALKAEVGNSTDIDLNESLYGQIDDLEEQAYQRTEKILEDLLPEAFAVVKETARRFKENPEITVTASEFDRELSGRADYVSLDGEKAVWKNSWDAAGKEVTWDMVHYDVQLIGGIALHQGKIAEMQTGEGKTLVATLPVYLNALSGKGVHLVTVNDYLARRDSAWMAPIFEFHGLSVDCIDKHRPNSEGRRAAYNADITYGTNNEFGFDYLRDNMAHTPGDLVQRPHHYAIVDEVDSVLIDDARTPLIISGPVPEGDRHEFNELRPKVSELVQKQQRYLTGVLAEAKKKIAEGDTKEGGLLLLRVHRGLPKNKALIKYLSEEGIKQLLQKTENFYMQDNNREMPTVDSELLFVIDEKNNQIELTDKGIEYISGDQEKDFFVMPDIGSEIARIESQELDIEEEAEKKESLFKDFAVKSERIHTMTQLLKAYTLFEKDVEYVVMDNRVMIVDEQTGRIMDGRRYSDGLHQAIEAKENVKIEAMTQTFATITLQNYFRMYNKLAGMTGTAVTEAGEFWEIYKLDVVEIPTNRPIARDDRQDLIYKTKREKYNAIIDQVTELSQAGRPVLIGTTSVEISELLSRMLSIRKVDHNVLNAKLHKKEADIVAEAGKPGVVTIATNMAGRGTDIKLTEEVKKAGGLAIIGTERHDSRRVDRQLRGRSGRQGDPGSSQFYVSLEDNLMRLFGSERVAKMMDRMGLKEGEVIQHSMMTKSIERAQKKVEENNFGIRKRLLEYDDVMNAQREVVYKRRRHALQGDRLKVDIANMIYDTCEVIAETNKLAGDYKNFEFELIKYFSITAPIDEAEFNKLGYQEMAQKIYAKVYEHYQEKMKRAAEIAFPVIKKVYEDDANKFERIVVPFTDGIKTLNVVTNLEAAYESGGKQLITDFEKNITLAIIDDAWKTHLRKMDELKQSVQLAVHEQKDPLLIYKFEAFELFKAMIEKVNKEVVSFLFKGELPSSNTQQIQEARQVRKPKENLQTSKEEIPNSDELAARNRAAGQTQGQRPQVTETIVREKPKIGRNERVTIKNIVSGQNKTLKYKQAEPLLAKGEWVLVED from the coding sequence ATGAGTTTTATCAATACGGTCCTTAAGGCTTTTGTAGGCGACAAGGCCAGTAAAGACGTCAAGGCACTCCAGCCCCTTGTCGAGAAAATCAAATCCCATGAGGCGGCCATGCAGGCGCTTACCCACGACGAACTCCGCCAGAAAACGGCCGGGTTCCGCCAGGCGATTCACGAGGGAGTAGCCGATTTACAAGAGCAGATCGAGGCGTTGAAGGCCGAGGTCGGCAACTCCACGGACATCGACCTGAATGAAAGCCTCTACGGACAGATCGACGATCTGGAGGAACAGGCCTACCAGCGAACTGAAAAAATCCTCGAGGACCTGCTGCCGGAAGCCTTTGCCGTAGTAAAGGAAACCGCCAGGCGCTTCAAGGAAAACCCGGAGATTACGGTTACCGCCAGTGAATTCGACCGGGAATTGTCCGGACGCGCGGATTACGTTAGCCTGGACGGAGAAAAAGCCGTATGGAAAAACTCCTGGGATGCAGCGGGTAAGGAAGTGACCTGGGACATGGTGCACTACGACGTACAGCTCATCGGCGGGATCGCCCTGCACCAGGGCAAGATTGCCGAAATGCAAACAGGTGAAGGGAAGACGCTGGTGGCGACCCTGCCCGTATACCTGAACGCGCTCTCCGGAAAGGGCGTCCACCTGGTGACGGTAAACGACTACCTGGCCCGTCGGGACAGCGCGTGGATGGCCCCGATATTCGAATTCCACGGGCTTTCGGTAGACTGCATCGACAAGCACCGGCCGAATTCCGAGGGACGCCGCGCGGCCTACAATGCGGATATCACCTACGGGACCAATAACGAATTCGGTTTCGACTACCTGCGTGACAACATGGCACATACCCCGGGCGACCTCGTGCAGCGCCCCCACCACTACGCCATTGTGGATGAGGTGGATTCCGTACTGATCGACGATGCCCGGACGCCGTTGATTATCTCCGGACCGGTCCCCGAGGGCGACCGGCATGAATTCAACGAGCTGCGGCCCAAGGTATCCGAACTCGTGCAGAAACAGCAGCGCTACCTGACCGGGGTGCTGGCAGAAGCCAAAAAGAAAATCGCCGAGGGCGACACCAAGGAGGGCGGCCTGCTCCTGCTCCGCGTTCACCGGGGACTCCCCAAGAACAAAGCGCTCATCAAGTACCTGAGCGAAGAGGGCATCAAACAGTTGCTGCAGAAAACCGAAAATTTCTACATGCAGGACAACAACCGGGAAATGCCCACCGTAGATTCCGAGTTGTTGTTCGTCATCGATGAGAAAAACAACCAGATTGAACTCACCGACAAGGGCATCGAATACATTTCCGGGGACCAGGAAAAGGATTTCTTCGTCATGCCGGATATCGGGAGCGAAATAGCGCGGATCGAAAGCCAGGAACTCGATATCGAGGAAGAGGCCGAGAAAAAAGAAAGCCTTTTCAAGGATTTTGCCGTAAAAAGCGAACGCATTCACACGATGACCCAACTCCTCAAGGCGTATACGCTTTTTGAAAAGGACGTGGAATACGTGGTGATGGACAACCGGGTGATGATCGTGGACGAGCAAACCGGTCGGATCATGGACGGACGCCGGTATTCGGACGGGCTCCACCAGGCCATCGAGGCCAAGGAAAACGTCAAGATTGAGGCGATGACCCAGACATTTGCCACCATCACGCTCCAGAACTACTTCCGGATGTACAACAAACTGGCCGGGATGACCGGTACAGCTGTAACCGAAGCGGGCGAATTCTGGGAAATCTACAAGCTGGATGTGGTGGAAATTCCCACCAACCGGCCTATTGCCCGGGACGACCGGCAGGACCTCATCTACAAGACCAAGCGGGAAAAATACAACGCAATCATCGACCAGGTAACCGAATTATCGCAGGCGGGGCGGCCCGTACTGATCGGTACCACCTCCGTTGAAATTTCCGAATTGCTTTCCCGCATGCTGAGTATCCGCAAGGTGGATCACAACGTCCTGAACGCCAAATTACACAAGAAAGAGGCGGATATCGTGGCCGAAGCAGGGAAACCCGGCGTGGTGACCATCGCGACGAACATGGCCGGCCGGGGAACGGATATCAAGCTGACCGAAGAGGTCAAAAAAGCCGGCGGGCTGGCCATTATCGGGACCGAACGCCACGACTCACGCCGGGTCGACCGGCAGTTGCGCGGTCGTTCCGGCCGGCAGGGAGACCCCGGGAGCTCGCAGTTCTACGTTTCCCTGGAGGACAACCTGATGCGGCTCTTCGGGTCCGAGCGGGTGGCCAAGATGATGGACCGCATGGGGCTCAAGGAGGGGGAAGTCATCCAGCACAGCATGATGACCAAATCCATCGAACGCGCCCAGAAGAAAGTGGAGGAAAACAATTTCGGCATCCGGAAACGGCTGCTGGAATACGACGATGTGATGAACGCCCAGCGGGAGGTGGTTTATAAACGCCGCCGTCACGCCCTGCAGGGCGACCGGCTGAAGGTGGATATCGCCAACATGATCTACGACACCTGCGAGGTGATTGCGGAAACGAACAAACTGGCCGGGGATTACAAGAATTTTGAATTCGAGCTGATCAAGTATTTCTCCATCACCGCGCCCATCGACGAAGCGGAATTCAATAAGCTGGGATATCAGGAAATGGCCCAGAAAATTTACGCGAAGGTTTACGAGCACTACCAGGAAAAGATGAAACGGGCCGCCGAGATCGCCTTCCCGGTAATCAAAAAGGTCTACGAGGACGACGCGAATAAATTCGAACGGATCGTGGTGCCCTTTACGGACGGGATCAAGACGCTCAACGTGGTGACCAACCTGGAAGCCGCCTATGAGAGCGGCGGGAAGCAACTGATCACCGATTTTGAAAAAAACATCACCCTTGCCATCATTGACGATGCGTGGAAGACGCACCTGCGCAAAATGGACGAACTCAAACAATCCGTCCAGCTGGCCGTTCACGAGCAGAAGGACCCGCTCCTGATCTATAAATTTGAAGCCTTTGAGTTGTTCAAGGCGATGATCGAGAAGGTGAACAAGGAGGTGGTATCCTTCCTTTTCAAGGGCGAATTGCCGTCTTCGAACACCCAGCAAATCCAGGAGGCCCGCCAGGTTCGCAAGCCGAAGGAAAACCTGCAAACCAGCAAGGAGGAAATCCCGAACAGCGACGAACTTGCAGCCCGCAACCGCGCGGCAGGCCAGACCCAGGGGCAGCGCCCGCAGGTTACGGAGACCATCGTCCGGGAGAAACCGAAAATCGGACGGAATGAGCGCGTAACCATCAAGAATATCGTTTCTGGACAGAACAAAACGCTGAAATACAAACAGGCCGAACCCCTGCTGGCCAAAGGGGAATGGGTGCTGGTGGAGGATTAA